A window of the Tripterygium wilfordii isolate XIE 37 chromosome 12, ASM1340144v1, whole genome shotgun sequence genome harbors these coding sequences:
- the LOC120010209 gene encoding probable 1-acyl-sn-glycerol-3-phosphate acyltransferase 4 isoform X2, with product MEVSRNSLRHRPLTPFRFMRGLMCLMVFLCSAFMFLVYFGPPVAVLLRLISIHHCRKATSLLFGLWLALWPFLFEKINGTKVIFSGDTVPTGERILLISNHRTEVDWMYLWDLALRKGCLGSIKYILKSSLMKLPVLGWGFHILEFISVERKWEVDEPILRQMLSTFKNPRDPLWLVVFPEGTDFTEQKCQRSQKFAAEVGLPILTNVLLPKTRGFSVCVEELRSSLDAVYDVSIAYKHQYPTFSDNVFGIDPSEVHIHVRRVPVKEIPASDSEVASWLIDTFRLKDKLLSDFKAEGHFPNRGAERELSTLKCLVNCTVVISLTVLFTYFTFFSSIWFKLYVGLASAYLTFATYFKIRSAPVTCLDKDLFSVSRKSRNE from the exons ATGGAAGTTAGCAGGAATAGCTTAAGGCATCGCCCTTTGACTCCTTTCAGGTTTATGAGGGGCCTGATGTGTTTGATGGTTTTTCTTTGTAGCGCTTTTATGTTCTTGGTGTATTTCGGGCCCCCAGTTGCTGTCTTGCTGCGTTTAATCAGCATACATCACTGCAGGAAAGCAACATCCTTGCTCTTTGGTCTTTGGCTAGCCTTGTGGCCCTTTCTCTTTGAAAAGATAAATGGTACTAAAGTGATATTCTCTGGGGATACTGTCCCAACAGGGGAACGCATATTACTTATTTCCAATCACAGAACTGAAGTTGATTGGATGTACTTGTGGGATCTTGCATTGCGGAAAGGATGTCTGGGCAGCATTAAGTATATTCTTAAGAGCAGCTTGATGAAACTACCTGTCCTTGGTTGGGGATTTCATATTTTGGAGTTCATTTCTGTGGAGAGGAAGTGGGAAGTTGATGAACCCATCCTTCGCCAAATGCTTTCAACATTTAAGAATCCTCGGGATCCCTTATGGCTTGTTGTTTTCCCTGAGGGAACTGATTTTAC GGAACAGAAATGTCAAAGGAGTCAAAAATTTGCGGCTGAAGTTGGACTTCCTATACTGACAAATGTGTTGCTTCCAAAAACAAGGGGCTTTTCTGTTTGCGTAGAAGAACTGCGGAGCTCTTTGGATGCAG TTTATGATGTGAGTATTGCTTATAAGCATCAATACCCAACCTTTTCGGATAATGTATTTGGCATTGATCCCTCGGAAGTTCATATTCATGTTCGGCGAGTCCCTGTGAAGGAAATCCCAGCCTCTGATAGTGAGGTTGCTTCTTGGTTAATTGATACATTCCGGCTAAAGGACAAATTGCTCTCAGATTTTAAAGCTGAGGGGCATTTCCCTAACCGAGGAGCCGAAAGAGAACTTTCTACACTGAAGTGCTTGGTGAATTGTACAGTGGTAATATCTTTGACTGTATTATTCACTTATTTTACCTTTTTCTCCTCAATTTGGTTTAAACTATATGTAGGTTTAGCATCTGCATATCTTACCTTTGCGACTTATTTTAAAATTCGGTCGGCTCCGGTCACTTGCTTAGACAAAGATTTGTTTTCTGTTTCcagaaaatcaagaaatgaataa
- the LOC120010209 gene encoding probable 1-acyl-sn-glycerol-3-phosphate acyltransferase 4 isoform X1, with product MLDEHSWILEGGSCKVSQKKMEVSRNSLRHRPLTPFRFMRGLMCLMVFLCSAFMFLVYFGPPVAVLLRLISIHHCRKATSLLFGLWLALWPFLFEKINGTKVIFSGDTVPTGERILLISNHRTEVDWMYLWDLALRKGCLGSIKYILKSSLMKLPVLGWGFHILEFISVERKWEVDEPILRQMLSTFKNPRDPLWLVVFPEGTDFTEQKCQRSQKFAAEVGLPILTNVLLPKTRGFSVCVEELRSSLDAVYDVSIAYKHQYPTFSDNVFGIDPSEVHIHVRRVPVKEIPASDSEVASWLIDTFRLKDKLLSDFKAEGHFPNRGAERELSTLKCLVNCTVVISLTVLFTYFTFFSSIWFKLYVGLASAYLTFATYFKIRSAPVTCLDKDLFSVSRKSRNE from the exons TTGGATTTTGGAGGGAGGTTCCTGTAAAGTTTCCCAGAAGAAAATGGAAGTTAGCAGGAATAGCTTAAGGCATCGCCCTTTGACTCCTTTCAGGTTTATGAGGGGCCTGATGTGTTTGATGGTTTTTCTTTGTAGCGCTTTTATGTTCTTGGTGTATTTCGGGCCCCCAGTTGCTGTCTTGCTGCGTTTAATCAGCATACATCACTGCAGGAAAGCAACATCCTTGCTCTTTGGTCTTTGGCTAGCCTTGTGGCCCTTTCTCTTTGAAAAGATAAATGGTACTAAAGTGATATTCTCTGGGGATACTGTCCCAACAGGGGAACGCATATTACTTATTTCCAATCACAGAACTGAAGTTGATTGGATGTACTTGTGGGATCTTGCATTGCGGAAAGGATGTCTGGGCAGCATTAAGTATATTCTTAAGAGCAGCTTGATGAAACTACCTGTCCTTGGTTGGGGATTTCATATTTTGGAGTTCATTTCTGTGGAGAGGAAGTGGGAAGTTGATGAACCCATCCTTCGCCAAATGCTTTCAACATTTAAGAATCCTCGGGATCCCTTATGGCTTGTTGTTTTCCCTGAGGGAACTGATTTTAC GGAACAGAAATGTCAAAGGAGTCAAAAATTTGCGGCTGAAGTTGGACTTCCTATACTGACAAATGTGTTGCTTCCAAAAACAAGGGGCTTTTCTGTTTGCGTAGAAGAACTGCGGAGCTCTTTGGATGCAG TTTATGATGTGAGTATTGCTTATAAGCATCAATACCCAACCTTTTCGGATAATGTATTTGGCATTGATCCCTCGGAAGTTCATATTCATGTTCGGCGAGTCCCTGTGAAGGAAATCCCAGCCTCTGATAGTGAGGTTGCTTCTTGGTTAATTGATACATTCCGGCTAAAGGACAAATTGCTCTCAGATTTTAAAGCTGAGGGGCATTTCCCTAACCGAGGAGCCGAAAGAGAACTTTCTACACTGAAGTGCTTGGTGAATTGTACAGTGGTAATATCTTTGACTGTATTATTCACTTATTTTACCTTTTTCTCCTCAATTTGGTTTAAACTATATGTAGGTTTAGCATCTGCATATCTTACCTTTGCGACTTATTTTAAAATTCGGTCGGCTCCGGTCACTTGCTTAGACAAAGATTTGTTTTCTGTTTCcagaaaatcaagaaatgaataa
- the LOC120010209 gene encoding probable 1-acyl-sn-glycerol-3-phosphate acyltransferase 4 isoform X3 yields the protein MYLWDLALRKGCLGSIKYILKSSLMKLPVLGWGFHILEFISVERKWEVDEPILRQMLSTFKNPRDPLWLVVFPEGTDFTEQKCQRSQKFAAEVGLPILTNVLLPKTRGFSVCVEELRSSLDAVYDVSIAYKHQYPTFSDNVFGIDPSEVHIHVRRVPVKEIPASDSEVASWLIDTFRLKDKLLSDFKAEGHFPNRGAERELSTLKCLVNCTVVISLTVLFTYFTFFSSIWFKLYVGLASAYLTFATYFKIRSAPVTCLDKDLFSVSRKSRNE from the exons ATGTACTTGTGGGATCTTGCATTGCGGAAAGGATGTCTGGGCAGCATTAAGTATATTCTTAAGAGCAGCTTGATGAAACTACCTGTCCTTGGTTGGGGATTTCATATTTTGGAGTTCATTTCTGTGGAGAGGAAGTGGGAAGTTGATGAACCCATCCTTCGCCAAATGCTTTCAACATTTAAGAATCCTCGGGATCCCTTATGGCTTGTTGTTTTCCCTGAGGGAACTGATTTTAC GGAACAGAAATGTCAAAGGAGTCAAAAATTTGCGGCTGAAGTTGGACTTCCTATACTGACAAATGTGTTGCTTCCAAAAACAAGGGGCTTTTCTGTTTGCGTAGAAGAACTGCGGAGCTCTTTGGATGCAG TTTATGATGTGAGTATTGCTTATAAGCATCAATACCCAACCTTTTCGGATAATGTATTTGGCATTGATCCCTCGGAAGTTCATATTCATGTTCGGCGAGTCCCTGTGAAGGAAATCCCAGCCTCTGATAGTGAGGTTGCTTCTTGGTTAATTGATACATTCCGGCTAAAGGACAAATTGCTCTCAGATTTTAAAGCTGAGGGGCATTTCCCTAACCGAGGAGCCGAAAGAGAACTTTCTACACTGAAGTGCTTGGTGAATTGTACAGTGGTAATATCTTTGACTGTATTATTCACTTATTTTACCTTTTTCTCCTCAATTTGGTTTAAACTATATGTAGGTTTAGCATCTGCATATCTTACCTTTGCGACTTATTTTAAAATTCGGTCGGCTCCGGTCACTTGCTTAGACAAAGATTTGTTTTCTGTTTCcagaaaatcaagaaatgaataa